A genomic region of Papaver somniferum cultivar HN1 chromosome 7, ASM357369v1, whole genome shotgun sequence contains the following coding sequences:
- the LOC113292946 gene encoding uncharacterized protein LOC113292946 isoform X1, which translates to MGSCGRNGSVRQYVRSKVPRLRWTPDLHHCFVQAIERLGGQDRATPKLVMQLMDVRGLTISHVKSHLQMYRSMRTNDQSINSKEDLDNPSAAREQYSFDDHDGCIDEENDVGNFLQASSSKCIEDTNLHHQSLYGSLLPPKRPRLELNCSTSQSLHCNERMCETTTVTSPYNNKDINAIGGGGGGFIFLLHNPQQQQQTGFNVSPNPNNSNALFTSHLAHEQQHHQLYNLNTALGFPHHLQQESNFSKVTQGEELQQISSFRKRKLESLGPDFRILSLPSLPIERKEENETGDCALSLSLRPTIQRSNTSSTSDISDVFSSSRLNFQDCSGSSSTTTAMKKQNINLDLSISL; encoded by the exons ATGGGGAGTTGCGGAAGGAATGGATCTGTAAGGCAGTATGTTAGGTCTAAGGTACCTCGGTTAAGATGGACTCCTGATCTTCATCACTGTTTTGTTCAAGCCATTGAAAGGCTTGGTGGCCAAGACA GGGCAACACCTAAGCTTGTTATGCAGCTAATGGATGTGAGAGGACTTACCATTTCTCACGTCAAAAGCCATCTTCAG ATGTACAGAAGTATGAGGACTAATGACCAGAGCATCAACAGCAAGGAAG ATTTAGATAATCCTTCTGCAGCAAGAGAACAGTACTCTTTTGATGATCATGATGGATGCATTGATGAGGAAAATGATGTGGGTAATTTCCTTCAAGCTTCTTCATCAAAATGTATTGAGGATACTAATCTTCATCATCAATCCCTCTACGGTTCTCTGCTCCCACCAAAAAG GCCGAGACTGGAGCTGAATTGTTCAACATCACAGAGTTTGCATTGCAACGAGAGAATGTGTGAAACAACAACAGTCACCTCCCCTTATAATAATAAAGATATTAATGCtattggcggcggtggtggtggtttcaTATTTCTTCTGCACAACccccaacagcagcagcagactggTTTTAACGTATCTCCCAATCCCAACAATAGTAATGCACTCTTCACATCTCATTTGGCACAtgaacaacaacatcatcaactcTATAATCTGAACACTGCTTTGGGATTTCCTCATCATCTGCAGCAAGAATCTAATTTCTCTAAG GTTACTCAAGGGGAAGAACTACAACAAATTTCATCATTCAGAAAGCGGAAACTAGAGAGTTTAGGACCTGATTTTCGGATTCTTTCACTTCCTTCTCTTCCTATTGAACGTAAAGAAGAGAATGAAACAGGAGATTGCGCATTATCACTCTCGTTGCGCCCCACTATTCAAAGGAGTAACACATCATCGACAAGTGATATCAGCGACGTTTTTTCAAGTTCCAGATTGAATTTTCAAGACTGTTCTGgttcttcttctactactaccGCAATGAAGAAGCAAAATATAAACTTGGATCTTTCCATCTCTCTATGA
- the LOC113292946 gene encoding uncharacterized protein LOC113292946 isoform X3: MGSCGRNGSVRQYVRSKVPRLRWTPDLHHCFVQAIERLGGQDRATPKLVMQLMDVRGLTISHVKSHLQMYRSMRTNDQSINSKEAREQYSFDDHDGCIDEENDVGNFLQASSSKCIEDTNLHHQSLYGSLLPPKRPRLELNCSTSQSLHCNERMCETTTVTSPYNNKDINAIGGGGGGFIFLLHNPQQQQQTGFNVSPNPNNSNALFTSHLAHEQQHHQLYNLNTALGFPHHLQQESNFSKVTQGEELQQISSFRKRKLESLGPDFRILSLPSLPIERKEENETGDCALSLSLRPTIQRSNTSSTSDISDVFSSSRLNFQDCSGSSSTTTAMKKQNINLDLSISL, translated from the exons ATGGGGAGTTGCGGAAGGAATGGATCTGTAAGGCAGTATGTTAGGTCTAAGGTACCTCGGTTAAGATGGACTCCTGATCTTCATCACTGTTTTGTTCAAGCCATTGAAAGGCTTGGTGGCCAAGACA GGGCAACACCTAAGCTTGTTATGCAGCTAATGGATGTGAGAGGACTTACCATTTCTCACGTCAAAAGCCATCTTCAG ATGTACAGAAGTATGAGGACTAATGACCAGAGCATCAACAGCAAGGAAG CAAGAGAACAGTACTCTTTTGATGATCATGATGGATGCATTGATGAGGAAAATGATGTGGGTAATTTCCTTCAAGCTTCTTCATCAAAATGTATTGAGGATACTAATCTTCATCATCAATCCCTCTACGGTTCTCTGCTCCCACCAAAAAG GCCGAGACTGGAGCTGAATTGTTCAACATCACAGAGTTTGCATTGCAACGAGAGAATGTGTGAAACAACAACAGTCACCTCCCCTTATAATAATAAAGATATTAATGCtattggcggcggtggtggtggtttcaTATTTCTTCTGCACAACccccaacagcagcagcagactggTTTTAACGTATCTCCCAATCCCAACAATAGTAATGCACTCTTCACATCTCATTTGGCACAtgaacaacaacatcatcaactcTATAATCTGAACACTGCTTTGGGATTTCCTCATCATCTGCAGCAAGAATCTAATTTCTCTAAG GTTACTCAAGGGGAAGAACTACAACAAATTTCATCATTCAGAAAGCGGAAACTAGAGAGTTTAGGACCTGATTTTCGGATTCTTTCACTTCCTTCTCTTCCTATTGAACGTAAAGAAGAGAATGAAACAGGAGATTGCGCATTATCACTCTCGTTGCGCCCCACTATTCAAAGGAGTAACACATCATCGACAAGTGATATCAGCGACGTTTTTTCAAGTTCCAGATTGAATTTTCAAGACTGTTCTGgttcttcttctactactaccGCAATGAAGAAGCAAAATATAAACTTGGATCTTTCCATCTCTCTATGA
- the LOC113292946 gene encoding uncharacterized protein LOC113292946 isoform X2: protein MGSCGRNGSVRQYVRSKVPRLRWTPDLHHCFVQAIERLGGQDRATPKLVMQLMDVRGLTISHVKSHLQMYRSMRTNDQSINSKEDNPSAAREQYSFDDHDGCIDEENDVGNFLQASSSKCIEDTNLHHQSLYGSLLPPKRPRLELNCSTSQSLHCNERMCETTTVTSPYNNKDINAIGGGGGGFIFLLHNPQQQQQTGFNVSPNPNNSNALFTSHLAHEQQHHQLYNLNTALGFPHHLQQESNFSKVTQGEELQQISSFRKRKLESLGPDFRILSLPSLPIERKEENETGDCALSLSLRPTIQRSNTSSTSDISDVFSSSRLNFQDCSGSSSTTTAMKKQNINLDLSISL, encoded by the exons ATGGGGAGTTGCGGAAGGAATGGATCTGTAAGGCAGTATGTTAGGTCTAAGGTACCTCGGTTAAGATGGACTCCTGATCTTCATCACTGTTTTGTTCAAGCCATTGAAAGGCTTGGTGGCCAAGACA GGGCAACACCTAAGCTTGTTATGCAGCTAATGGATGTGAGAGGACTTACCATTTCTCACGTCAAAAGCCATCTTCAG ATGTACAGAAGTATGAGGACTAATGACCAGAGCATCAACAGCAAGGAAG ATAATCCTTCTGCAGCAAGAGAACAGTACTCTTTTGATGATCATGATGGATGCATTGATGAGGAAAATGATGTGGGTAATTTCCTTCAAGCTTCTTCATCAAAATGTATTGAGGATACTAATCTTCATCATCAATCCCTCTACGGTTCTCTGCTCCCACCAAAAAG GCCGAGACTGGAGCTGAATTGTTCAACATCACAGAGTTTGCATTGCAACGAGAGAATGTGTGAAACAACAACAGTCACCTCCCCTTATAATAATAAAGATATTAATGCtattggcggcggtggtggtggtttcaTATTTCTTCTGCACAACccccaacagcagcagcagactggTTTTAACGTATCTCCCAATCCCAACAATAGTAATGCACTCTTCACATCTCATTTGGCACAtgaacaacaacatcatcaactcTATAATCTGAACACTGCTTTGGGATTTCCTCATCATCTGCAGCAAGAATCTAATTTCTCTAAG GTTACTCAAGGGGAAGAACTACAACAAATTTCATCATTCAGAAAGCGGAAACTAGAGAGTTTAGGACCTGATTTTCGGATTCTTTCACTTCCTTCTCTTCCTATTGAACGTAAAGAAGAGAATGAAACAGGAGATTGCGCATTATCACTCTCGTTGCGCCCCACTATTCAAAGGAGTAACACATCATCGACAAGTGATATCAGCGACGTTTTTTCAAGTTCCAGATTGAATTTTCAAGACTGTTCTGgttcttcttctactactaccGCAATGAAGAAGCAAAATATAAACTTGGATCTTTCCATCTCTCTATGA